Genomic window (Chthoniobacterales bacterium):
CGAACGCCTGCTGGCCGGCGCCCTCGGCGCCCTCGCCTTCCTGTTCCTCAATCTCGCCGCCATGCGCTGGATCTCGGAGCAGATGCGCACCCAGCGCGCGGCCATCACGCAGCTCGAGATGGAGGCGCAGGCCACCCGGCAGCTCCTCAAGCAACGCCCGTATTGGGTGGCCCGGCAGGAGTGGATCGCCGCGCATCCGCCGGAGACCTACAATGAGCTCCAGACCCGGGCGAAGTTCCAGCGCGAGGCCCAGACGAGCCTGCAGGACAAGGGCCTGAAGATCGACTCCCAGCAGCCGCAGGATACCGAGCATGTCGGCGATCTGGCCGTGGCGAATCTCGACCTCGTGATGACGGGGCGGCTGGAGGCCATCGTGCGCTGGCTGCATGCCGTCCAGCAGCCCGGCAAATCCGTGTCCGTGGGGAATTTCACGTTGAAGCAGGGGGAGGACGGAAATAGCATGCAGCTTCAGGTCCGGCTGGCCAAAGTCTATCGCGCCGGCGCGCCGGTTTCCTCCACGCCATGAGAGCGGGTTCCTCAGTTTTTGCGGCCCTGCTTGCGGCGCTGGTGGTGGGTTCCGGTCGGGCCGCGGACGACGCCGTGCCTCCGTTTGCGCCGAAGACCCTGCCGATCCAGAGCTACGCGGGCATCTGGAAACGCTCTCCCTTCATCGTCGAAACGGTCGCCGTGCAGGTATCCATGGGACTCGCCGCGCGGTATTCCCTCGTCGGGGTCATCGAGATGGCCGGGCAGCCGGCGGTCTTCCTGATCGACAAGAACAACGGCGATCCTGCGAAGAATCGCGTGATGGTCACCAAGGGCCGATCGAACAAGGACGGCATCGAGCTTGTCTCCGTCGCGATGGCGTCCGACCCCCGAAAATCTTCTGCCGTAATCCGGCAGGGCGGACAGCAGGCCTCGCTGAATTTCGACGCGACCGCCATGGGGCCGACCGGACCGAATTCCCAGCCCGGCGCCGTGGCCCCGGCGCCCGCCGCCGCGGCCACACCGGCGACGCCAAACCCTCTGTCGAGCTTGATTCCTGTCCCGGGGCAGGCCAATGGTGCGGTGCCCCCGCCACCTGCCGGCGTCACTCCGCCCCCGCCGCAGCGGCGCATCATCCGTCCTGCTCCCATCAATCTTAATAACTAATCGCATGGCTCTCCGCCTTCTCCTTTTCCTCCTCATCCTGCTTACGCCCCTCGCGGGCCGGGCGCAGCCCGCTGGTCGCGCGAATGCCGACACGGTCATCCAGTTGCCCGCCAATCCGATCGGCGATTTCATGACCTTCTACCAGTCGCTCACCGGCAAGCAGATCATTGCCGATGCCGGGCTTTCCGCAACGGGGCAGAATCTGTCGCTGGTCGTGCCGCAGCCCGTCACGAAGAAGGAGGCGGCAGCCCTCATCGAGTCCGTCCTCATCCTGAACGGCTTCTCGATCGTCAACGTGGACGATAAGACGGTGAAGCTTCTGGGGCCGACGAAGAATCCGCGCAGCGAATCGATCCCGCTCTATACGAACCCCGCCCAGCTTCCCGACGGCGACCAGGTCGTGAGCTACTTCATGCCCTTCCGCTACCTCAAGAGCGACGAGGCCTTTGCCGCGATGCAGGCCTACGCGCCGAACCACCAGGCGCTGAATGGTGGCTACATCCAGGTGCCGAGCGTCAATGCGCTGGTCATCACCGAGACGGCGTCCCTCGTGCGCCGGCTCATCGCGCTCAAGGACGTCATCGACGTCGAGGGCGCCCGCACCGCGACGAAGTTCTTTTCCCTGGAGCGCGCCGATGCCGAGAAAGTGGCGGAGATTCTCTCGAAAATGTTCGAGAAGAGCGACGAGGCTCCGGTCTCCCGCACCGCGGCGCCGGTCCCCAACCAGCCGAGGAATCCGGATGGCTCGAACGCCAACAATGCTGCGGCGCAACCCGGCAACGCGATCGTGTCCGGCCCGGCGCCGAAGGTGCAGGTCTTTGCGGAGACGCGCACGAATCGCGTGCTCGTCGTCGCACCCGAGTCGCAGATGCCCTACATCGAGACGCTCGTGGCAAATCTCGACGTCGCCGTGGAGTTCGACGAAGTGCTCGAGCGCCCGCTGCGTTTCGTGCGGGCGGCCGACGTGCTGCCTGTGCTGGCGAGCCTGCTCGTCGAGGGCAAGGGCAAGGACGGCCAGCAGGAAACGCCGAAGATCGTCGGCGGGGACGAGCAGGAGAGCGCGAATGGTGCCTCCGGCAGCTCGGGTGGCTCCGGAGACAGCGGCGGCTCGAGCGGCGGCGGTTCTTCCGGCGGTCTGTCGCTCAACGAGAAAACCAGCTTCAACTCCGAGAGCACCAAGCCGCAGTCGGTCATTGTCGGCAACGCCCGGATCATCGCCGACCGCAGCGTGAACAAGATTCTCGTGATCGGCCCACCGGAAGCCCGCGCCAAGGCTGGCCGCGTGCTCGACATGCTCGACCAGCGGCCGAAGCAGGTCTATCTGGCGTGCGTCATTGGTCAGCTGACGCTTACCAACAACCTCGAGTTCGGCATCGATTACCTCCTGAAGTTCGGCAGCGTGCGCATCCTCGGCCAGGGCAGCACGGCGAACATCCAGAACCTCCTCGCGAATCGCGCCGCAAACATCAACACGGTGGCGACCGCCGCGACGACGGCGGCGACAACGGCGGCCACTGCCGCGTCGACGGCGCTCCCCGCGCTGTCCGGCCTCACCGTTTATGGCGCGATCGCCGACGGCGTCGATATCGTCGCCCGCGCGCTCAGCACGACCGGCCGCTTCCAGGTCGTCTCGCGGCCGGTTATCTACACCGCAAATGGCCAGGGCGCCCTCATCAGCTCCGGCCAGGAGGTTCCCGTGCCCGTGAACTCGCAGAGCTCGATCGTCGATACGAGCAACAACGCGAACAATACCGGCACCGCCGTAAACACGCAGATCGACTACAAGCGCGTCGTCCTCCAGCTCGACGTCCGCCCGCTCATCAATTCCGATCGCGAGGTCACCCTCGAGATCAAGCAGCGCAACGACAGCGTCATTTCCCAGCAACAGGTCGCCAATAACTCCGTGCCCGTCATCGGCACGCAGACGCTCAATACGACTGTCACCGTTCCGAACCGCCAGACGATCGTGCTGGGCGGCCTCATCAGCGAGCAGGACGAGCGCAACCAGACCGGCATTCCGTTCCTCAAGGACCTCCCCGGCCTCGGCTACCTGTTCAGCACGACGACGAAGTCGAAGACCCGCCGCGAGCTGATCATCATGATCCAGCCGTTCATCATCAATTCCGACGACTCGCTCAAGGAGGTCCAATACATCGAGAAGGCGAATACGAATTTCCGCGAGCACATGTTCGACCAGCCCGTGCCGATCAAGCGGCCGACGCTCCCCACGCCCGAGGATCTCACGGATCCGAAGGCCTACCGCTAGGCAAGATCCCGCCGCATGATCACCGTAGTCGGCAATCCCGTTCTCGACGCCATCGGCGATGCCTTGCGCACCGTCGGTCTCGAGATGTCCACCGAGACGCTCGACGCCGCCTCCGCTGCGCTCGCCATCCAACGGTCCGCCGTGCGCGCGGTGCTCGAGCAGCCGGGGTTGTCCGAGGCTGCGTTCCTCCACGCGCTCGCGCAGCGGGTGGGGATGGAATGGTTCGAGCCGCCGAAGGACAACGCGAAATCGTTCTCGCGCACGTTTCCCGCCCGGCTCGCCCTGCGCTACCATCTCGTGCCGATCGAGCAGTCCGAGGAGGGCCTCGTGCTCGCGAGCTACGATCCGTTCGACTACCTCGCCCGTGCCGCAGTGCGTCAGCAGTTCCCCGGGCGCGTGCGCTTCGTCCTCTCGACGCGTCGCTTCATCGTCGCCGCCCTCAAACAGCACTACGGCGTGGGCGCCGAGACGTTCGAGGAGTTGCTCGAAGGTCGCGAGGACGAGGGCGCCGATCTCGATCACCTCGAAGAGGTCAACGTTCTCGACGCGGATGATTCCGAGGCGTCGGTGATGAAGTTCGTGAACCAGATCCTGCGCGAGGCGCTCGTCGAGCGCGCGACGGACATCCACGTCGAGCCGCTCGGCACGGACCTGCGCATTCGCTACCGCATCGACGGCGTGCTCCACGAGGTGCCGGTGCCGCAGAATATCAAGGTCCTCCAGGCCTCGGTGCTCTCGCGCATCAAGATCATGTCGAATCTCGACATCGCCGAGCGCCGCATTCCGCAGGACGGCCGCATCAATCTCGAACTTGGCGGCGAATCGATCGACGTGCGTGTCGCGACGATTCCCTCGGTCACCGGCGAGACGATCAGTCTGCGTCTCCTCGGGCAGGAGCGCTTCGATTTCGAGCGACTGGGCCTCGACCGCGAAATGGAGGCGAAGGTGCGCGAACTGCTCGCGCATCCGAACGGCATCGTGCTCGTGACCGGTCCCACCGGCAGCGGCAAATCGACGAGTCTTTACACCTTCCTCTCGTCGATGAACACGCAGCAGCGGCGCATCGTCACGATCGAGGACCCCGTCGAACACAAGCTCCACGGCGTCATCCAGATCGCGGTGAAGCCGGAGATCAACCTCACGTTTGCCACGGCGCTTCGCAGCGTGTTACGCGGCGATCCGAACGTCATCATGGTCGGTGAAATGCGCGATCTCGAGACCGCGGAGATCGCCGTGCGCGCCGCTCTCACGGGTCACCTCGTTTTCAGCACCCTGCACACGAACGACTCCGTCGGCGGCATCATCCGACTGCTCGACATGGGCGTGGAGCCCTTCCTTATCGGCTCTTCCGTGCGCGCCTTCATCGCCCAGCGTCTCGTGCGCCGGCTCTGCCCGGACTGCAAGAAGCCCGACGAACACGCCGCCGGCTACCTCGAGAGCATCGGCTTTCCCAAGGAATGGGCCGGCTCCACCTTTGGCCCGGCCGGCTGCGATTCCTGTCGTGGCACCGGCTACCGCGGCCGCACCGCGCTCTACGAAATCTGTCTCGTCACGCCCGCCCTGCAGGATCTCATCCAGACCAAGGCGATTCCCAGCGTGCTGCGCGCAAAAGCCGTGGAGGAAGGCCTGATCTCTCTGCGCAGCTATGGCTGGAAGCGCGTGATCGAGGGCGTGACCTCCGTGTCCGAGGTTCTCCGCGTCACTGCCGCGGATGTGAAACTTCTCGACGAGTAGCGCCATGGAAACCTTCCGGTTCAAGGCAGCCAACGAAGCCGGCTCCGTCGAGGTCGGCACGCTCGCGGCGAAGTCGAAGGTCGACGCCTACGATCAGCTCCGCGCCCGGAAGCTCCGCCCCGTTTCCATCGAGGTCGACCGCGCCGGGAAGCCGGCATCGGGCGGGGGATCCGGCGCCGCCAGCGAAGCCGCCGGCCCCGTGCGCAACCTCGCCGGGCCGCAGTTGCTGCTCTTCACCGAGGAGCTCTCCGAGTTGCTCGATTCCGGCCTCCAGCTCGAGCCCGCCCTGCGTGTCATCGAGTCCCGCAGCGAAAAATCCGCGTTGCAACCCGTCGCCGCCTTTCTGCGCCAGCAGGTGCGCGACGGGGTGAGCTTCTCGAACGCCCTGCGCTCCTGCGGCAAATGCTTCTCGGAGCTGTTCTGCAGCATGGTCGCCGCCGGTGAGGCGGCGGGTGCATTGCCGAGCATTCTCAAGCGACAGGCCGAGTATTTCGCGATCATGGCCGACCTGCGCAAACGCGTCGCCGGCGCGCTGATCTATCCCAGCATCGTCTTCGCCGCCGGCATCGTGCTGATGGTCATTTTCATGACGTTCCTGCTGCCGGCGCTCACCCAGATGCTCACCCGCAGCCAGGGCAAGCTGCCTTTCATGACGCGCATGCTCATCGGCACGAGCGAATTCTTTGCGCACTGGTGGTGGTTCGTCCTGCTTGTTCTTGCGGGCCTGTTCGCGGCCTTTTCGTGGTGGCGGAAAACGCCCGAGGGGCACATGACGTGGGATCGCCTGTCGCTCCGGCTCCCCATGTTCGGTCCGGTGCTGCGGGGCCGGTTCTTCGCCGAATTTTCGCAGACGCTTTCCACGCTCGTTGCCAATGGCGTGACGCTGCTCAACGGCCTCACGCTCCTCGAGCGCGCGACGCCGAACATCTACATCAAGAAGCTGCTCAAGCGGCTCACCGAGCGCGTGGGCGAGGGGAGTTCGCTCTCGTCCGCGATGCGGGCGGTCTCGTTCTTTCCGCCCGAGTTGCTCGATATGATCACCGTCGGCGAGCAGACCGGCAACCTGGCCGGCGCGCTCGAGCGCAGTGCGAAGCGTTTCGATCGAGAGTTCTCCACCCGCATTGCGCGGGTGACGAGCCTCATCCAGCCGGCGACGATCATGGTCGTCGCGCTCTTCGTCGGCGTGGTCGCGTATTCGATGATCACGGGCATTCTCTCCTCCGTCTCCGGAATGAGTAACCGCCCGGGAACCAACGGCTCGCAGTTCATGACCCGTTAGGCCATCCGGCTATGACACAACTTTCGCGTGCATGACGCGGTGGGTTGTGTATTTTTGTTCCCAGCATCAAGAGCGGCCCTTGGAAACAGGGGTCCGGCAACCTGGCGAGGAGACGTCGAGGTGCCTGGTTCTTCCGAACCGATGTGCGGTCCGCCCAGCGGCCCGAACTGCAGTCTCCAGTGAAGGCGCAAAGGCGGCTTCCTCTCTTCGATGCGTTAAATCGAAATCAAAAACGAAATACGCATCATCATGTCCTACGCAAAAAACGTCACCGACGCTGTTCCGGCCATCCGCATCGCGGATGCCAATCCCGACCACCATCTCTGGAACAATAACGGCACGTGGTGGATCCATTACACGCTCCATCTGCCCGATTACACGAAACGCCGCGTGCGTCGCTCGCTCAGCACCCGGCGGTCGGACATCGCCCGTCGCCGCCGCGACGAAATCTTCGCC
Coding sequences:
- a CDS encoding secretin N-terminal domain-containing protein, which produces MALRLLLFLLILLTPLAGRAQPAGRANADTVIQLPANPIGDFMTFYQSLTGKQIIADAGLSATGQNLSLVVPQPVTKKEAAALIESVLILNGFSIVNVDDKTVKLLGPTKNPRSESIPLYTNPAQLPDGDQVVSYFMPFRYLKSDEAFAAMQAYAPNHQALNGGYIQVPSVNALVITETASLVRRLIALKDVIDVEGARTATKFFSLERADAEKVAEILSKMFEKSDEAPVSRTAAPVPNQPRNPDGSNANNAAAQPGNAIVSGPAPKVQVFAETRTNRVLVVAPESQMPYIETLVANLDVAVEFDEVLERPLRFVRAADVLPVLASLLVEGKGKDGQQETPKIVGGDEQESANGASGSSGGSGDSGGSSGGGSSGGLSLNEKTSFNSESTKPQSVIVGNARIIADRSVNKILVIGPPEARAKAGRVLDMLDQRPKQVYLACVIGQLTLTNNLEFGIDYLLKFGSVRILGQGSTANIQNLLANRAANINTVATAATTAATTAATAASTALPALSGLTVYGAIADGVDIVARALSTTGRFQVVSRPVIYTANGQGALISSGQEVPVPVNSQSSIVDTSNNANNTGTAVNTQIDYKRVVLQLDVRPLINSDREVTLEIKQRNDSVISQQQVANNSVPVIGTQTLNTTVTVPNRQTIVLGGLISEQDERNQTGIPFLKDLPGLGYLFSTTTKSKTRRELIIMIQPFIINSDDSLKEVQYIEKANTNFREHMFDQPVPIKRPTLPTPEDLTDPKAYR
- a CDS encoding GspE/PulE family protein produces the protein MITVVGNPVLDAIGDALRTVGLEMSTETLDAASAALAIQRSAVRAVLEQPGLSEAAFLHALAQRVGMEWFEPPKDNAKSFSRTFPARLALRYHLVPIEQSEEGLVLASYDPFDYLARAAVRQQFPGRVRFVLSTRRFIVAALKQHYGVGAETFEELLEGREDEGADLDHLEEVNVLDADDSEASVMKFVNQILREALVERATDIHVEPLGTDLRIRYRIDGVLHEVPVPQNIKVLQASVLSRIKIMSNLDIAERRIPQDGRINLELGGESIDVRVATIPSVTGETISLRLLGQERFDFERLGLDREMEAKVRELLAHPNGIVLVTGPTGSGKSTSLYTFLSSMNTQQRRIVTIEDPVEHKLHGVIQIAVKPEINLTFATALRSVLRGDPNVIMVGEMRDLETAEIAVRAALTGHLVFSTLHTNDSVGGIIRLLDMGVEPFLIGSSVRAFIAQRLVRRLCPDCKKPDEHAAGYLESIGFPKEWAGSTFGPAGCDSCRGTGYRGRTALYEICLVTPALQDLIQTKAIPSVLRAKAVEEGLISLRSYGWKRVIEGVTSVSEVLRVTAADVKLLDE
- a CDS encoding type II secretion system F family protein, with amino-acid sequence METFRFKAANEAGSVEVGTLAAKSKVDAYDQLRARKLRPVSIEVDRAGKPASGGGSGAASEAAGPVRNLAGPQLLLFTEELSELLDSGLQLEPALRVIESRSEKSALQPVAAFLRQQVRDGVSFSNALRSCGKCFSELFCSMVAAGEAAGALPSILKRQAEYFAIMADLRKRVAGALIYPSIVFAAGIVLMVIFMTFLLPALTQMLTRSQGKLPFMTRMLIGTSEFFAHWWWFVLLVLAGLFAAFSWWRKTPEGHMTWDRLSLRLPMFGPVLRGRFFAEFSQTLSTLVANGVTLLNGLTLLERATPNIYIKKLLKRLTERVGEGSSLSSAMRAVSFFPPELLDMITVGEQTGNLAGALERSAKRFDREFSTRIARVTSLIQPATIMVVALFVGVVAYSMITGILSSVSGMSNRPGTNGSQFMTR